A window of Ananas comosus cultivar F153 linkage group 11, ASM154086v1, whole genome shotgun sequence genomic DNA:
GAGCTCCTCCGCGTCGTCGAGGAGCTCCGGGAGCGGGAGTCGCGCCTCCGCACCCAGCTCCTCGAGCAGAAGCTGCTCAAGGAGACCGTCGCCATCGTCCCCTTCCTCGAGCGCGAGATCGCCGCGAAGAGCGCCGAGATCGAGCGCTCCAGGGAGCGCGCCGGGCGCCTCGAGGCGGAGAACGCCGAGCTCCGCGCCGAGGTCGAGGCCCTCCGGTCGGGGCTCCGCGCGGAGGAGGAGATGCGGAGGGAGGAGAAGCTTCGGGAGATGGAGGCGGAGGTCGGGGAGCTGCGGGGGGCCGTTTCGGAGCGGAGCGCGGGCGATTCGAGAAGGTTCTCGAGCGGAGCTCGGGAGGCTACGGACGAGtgctcctcttcttcctctcagaTGTTGTTCCAGGGCCTAATCGACGCCTCCTCGAGCTCGAATCTCTTCCTAAACATGAGGAATCGCCCCAAATCCACCGACATTTCCCACAATGCGGAGACTCCGAAGCTTCCTGGCACCGGTCGGAGGGAGGAGATTGGAGAAAACGAAGCGACGCAGCATCCTCGCTGCAGCAGCGAAGACGTTTCGAAATCTAGGGCTCCTCACATACCGAAACCTCCTCCATTACCCTCCTCTTCGTCGTCTTCCTCCTCATCCACACCTtctacctcttcttcttcttcttcttcgtcgtcgtcgtcgtcgtcgtcgtcatcattgtcgtcttcttcctcggAGACCACCTCCGCCTCGCGGAGCCGAGTTCCGAAGCTGACCTCGTTGCCGCCGatacctccacctcctcctcctcctccgccgccgccgccgcccccgagAGAAACGAGCTCGGGAAAAGGGCCGGGGCGAGCTccgcctcccccgccgccgcctccgccgccgccgaggggATCGaggtcgtcggcggcggcggggccgtGCGTGCGCCGCGTGCCCGAGGTGGTGGAGTTCTACCACTCGCTCATGCGGAGGGACTCGCGGCGCGAAAACGGTGCCGGCGCCGCCTCCGACGCGGCCTCCTCCTCGGCCACCTCCGCGCGCGACATGATCGGCGAGATCGAGAACCGCTCCGCTCACCTCCTCGCGGTGAGTAACGTtacctccccctccccctctcatATTTACGAAATTGCCACTCAACTTATTTCAATCAGCGACCGTTGATTTAGGTCCGACGGTAGCGGGGACCGCCCAATTATTCACTCTCCTATGTTCAAATCAATGTAAACCGTTGATCTGTGATAACGAGATGAAATAGACGGTGGATAATTAATTCGGGTGTCCGGACACGAACAAAAAGCTGCAGAACATCCAAACCGATTCTGTAGCAGCCTCCGTAGTGacattaaataataatagttcGGAATTGAATACACATTTCGGGaacataattaactaatttaattttgtaatttatttatttcttcggCTCAGAAACACTATAGATTCGCGGGTCAGCAGCGTTGGTACCTGATTCTGGGGGGCGCCTCACTAGCCGTTGCATTCTTTATGACCAAATTACCCCCCTGTTATCACTACTGTACTACCCTTCAACAAAGGGAAAAGGATCGCTGGGCATTTAATTCGCACTTCATGTTCACGTACATTTGTCGTTGAGTTGGTCATGTTTATAcgaaaatattaaagtttaggtCACTTGGAACAGAAAATACTGTTAagtaaatttgtaatattttacaaattacaCAACTCAATAGAtagattttaactttgaaattatAAGGCatgcttttttttcccccccaatttgtatttttttattaattaaatactgcaatatatatatatatatatacagtcaTGTTAGTTTGTAAAGTATTGTAAGACGTATTTGTACGTATAATATTACACATGTGAAAATTACAGATAAAGACAGAGGTGGAGACGCAGGGGGATTTCGTAAACTTTCTGATAAAGGAAGTTGAGGGGGCCGCCTTCACCAACATTGAGGACGTGGTCGCTTTCGTCAAATGGCTCGACGACGAGCTCTCGTGCCTGGTATAATTTGCTTTTTACTTATTTCAATTCGAGCATAAATAGAAATGCGTCCGTATAAATTGCGTTGCTTATATTAAATAAGtctgttaaaataaaaagtacttCTAAATGCTTAGATATTTGGATTAGGAAGATATTTGGATTAGAATGGACGTAATTAATCTCTCCACATCTTATCTTGAAAATTTGGGTTAAATTTTGGTTGACGGAAATGCCGTCGCGGTGGCAGGTGGACGAGAGGGCTGTGCTGAAGCACTTTGAGTGGCCGGAGCAGAAGGCGGACGCGCTGCGAGAGGCGGCGTTCGGGTACTGCGATCTGAAGAAGCTCGAGGCCCAGGCGGCAGTGTTCCGCGACGAGCCGCGGCAGCCCCGCTCTTCCGCCCTCAAGAAGATGCAAGCTTTGCTCGAGAAGTATGTCACACTCATATAAGCCTCATCtccttttgttctttttcttttttatcttttcccaTTATGTTTTATATCTTGTACCGTAACATAGATTACATCAGAGTAGCACTACATCATAGTAgcgttgaatataaatattaaagcAATAGCTTAACGTAAGTTTTAGATAAAAACATTTGTCTTAGATCATTTAACATATGGCAACAGAGCACAAGATTATAACTTCAAATCCACTGAACCTACTGAACTCTtaatactattaattttttttctatttaattttaggCTACGTCTTGAGCTCACCAAACATCTTGAGTAGAGGCCTGATGAGGAGGAGcctttaatattaatattacaaATACTATTCTTTAATAATTCAAGTTTTTGAAAATCACGattattttttcttgttttaataGTTGATCGGGGGTAATGTTTTTGACAGGTTGGAACATGGGGTGTACAACCTCGCAAGGGTGAGGGAGGGCGCCACGAACCGATACAAAGGGTTTCAGATCCCCTGGGAATGGATGTTGGATAGCGGAATTATCAGTCAGGTACACTAGCAATTTCCCCCCAGCCCTCTTGTTCTTTTTCACTTGCGCCTCTAATACCATTGTCAGCATCTAATCGTACTTCTCATTTATTATTGCCAAACAAGATGTCCCTGCATTGGAAAGCACTCTTATAAGGGTTTAAGTTAAcatcagttaaaaaaaattattggctAACGGAGCTATTAatcttaataattaaaataatttgaattaaaactaaatgaaaATGAGATAATTAACGAATAGTTATCCGAGGTTAGCAAAGAGCCAAAAGAAAACGGACAGGTGGCGACAGAACCAAGTGACAAAAAGGGCCATAGAGATCTCGATGCACGTGAGCACGGGAGGTCACGTGACTGACGCTGCCTTGTCACTGGGTGCTTTTTTGGGCGCCAGGTAGTAAACAAATGATACGTGGCTGCGTTGGTGGGACCCGTTGGATATGAACGGGAGCATTTTCTTGTCCCTTATATGCAAGTAGCTCGATCGGCCCACGGGATTCAATTATTTCTTATGGATTTAGTCCTTACATGTATCGTTAATGTAGAAGTAATGTAGTATTGTTTTGACTGATAATTcgctaataattaaaatactatgCCATTTTTATGTAAGATGTGGATTAATATTTTGTCAACTAAATTGGGTCGTGAGATTTGATTGAAATAACTCTGAAATTTTGAGACAGagattacaataaattaaagtttgagaaccaaaatatcacccctcatagtttgaggaccaccACATTGTACAATTTGCCCATTTCTTATTGTAGCTATTTATGTTATTTTGTACTTAATGTGTGGTCACTTGTGTGAGGCCTAATTTGCTGGCattcactttcttttttcttttttctttttttttttgagagataggtagcacgttatctgcttcgtttatttcatttagaaataaacttagctggaaattcaaacttaggtttcggatactaaccaccaagccctttgcccattgctttagggacggtcggtggcATTCACTTTCTTATatcttatttgttttgttttctttttaagtAATGATtcgtgagagggagaggatttGACTAGGTGGTTGCAAATTGTGCAGCATTGTGCCATTGGAGTGAGGTCGAGGTTCATGGTTAGTATGATATACGAAAAACAGTATATTGTGATGGGTTGAGCTTTTAGAGAAATGGTTAACTTACTTGAATTCTCGCAGATCCACAATCTAGTAGATTTAATGCTAGAAATCGAGAAATGAAGATGGGAAATTTTTTAGCGGAGGAAGCCATAACTTTCTAGCTTATACTCCATTTTGCATAGAATATGTTGCAGTTAGCAACTTGGAGGCGTTAGGGGTAAAGATGGGATTATTGAAACCCGCTCGAGATGCCGTGACCATCCCTCTCTCCTAGCATTGTTCTATTGTGTTATTCTATCCAATCCAATCAGGGTCTTGGACAAGATCTTAATTCTTATTACTCACAAATAACTTAATGTTCttatttaccttttcttttaaattgcATTATTCAAGTAAGGAATTTTACTGAATTTTGCTCTTCGACTGTGGGAATTTTGCAGATCAAACTAGCATCAGTGAAACTCGCTATGAAATACATGAAAAGAGTGTCCTCCGAGCTCAAGGCCTTAGTAGGTGGCCCTGAAGAAGAGGAATTGATGCTTCAGGGTGTTAGGTTTGCCTTTAGAGTGCACCAGGTATTGATCATGCGATCACATTTTTGTAACTAAATTCCATTCCGTTTCTGATCAGTTTCTTTTCGTTGCTTCTTCCAGTTTGCCGGTGGCTTTGATGTAGAGACGATGCGAGCGTTTCAAGAGCTGAAAGATAAAGCATCTTCGTTTCATACGCAAAGCCAAAGCCAACATCAACAGCAGAAGCTTATCTGCAGGGCTTCTTAGAGTTGCTGCTACCTTCCTCTTATCATATGTTTATCTTACCGCAAAAACCAATGAATTGTTTCGTTCAGcgattattttgaattattgtaTTTTGAACAATTTTGCACTATAAGGAAGCCAAAAAGCTTTGGTTTTAACTGTCGCCGCCGGTACCAATGTGGTTGATCTTGGCTCAGTTTATAGGTGTGTTGAAGgtagaaattgaattttgaattacgTTACTTGCAATTTTCAGAACTttgtcaaatgatatcaaagcTGAACCACTCGCTCCAACGGATCAAGTGGAAGATTACAAGATGAACTTTGTACTAATTTTCACAACTCAAATGCCACATCCACTAAGAATTGAgagttttgaaaaatatttcttcTATCAAGGAATTTTAGGGAAAGTTTACAAACTCATCTAAACCAAAACACTGCAAAAATTACGAGAGGCAAAAGTTTCTATCAAACTTGGGTGCAGCTCAAACTTTACCTGCTTAAcctttaaaatttgtaaagtAACAAATTAACATTGTTCTCACCCTCTAAAACATAACGAGAAATCACACTTTCATTTTTCGCCCCGGAATTTATTTCCCGGATTGAATTGCCATTATTAAGAATCAAATAATGATGAaataatccaacaaaaaatgaATGCACATTGATCCAATACTTGCTAGGAAACTCAATTGAAGTCCTTCCTTTCTGGTTGAATATCCGATGTTTCTCGGTCCGCCTCCTTCGGTTCATGTCGTAAGCACTGCGTACAGTATCTGGTTCCACATATCGGGGAGCCCCGCGAGGCACCAGTGGCTACAGTCCATGCCGGTGTGGTCCCCACTGTACGCCGATGGGTGCGCGTCTTTCCTTAGCTGAGAGAGCAACGTTATGTCGAGTAAGTAAACCGGCTTCGACATACCACCGAGAGTGTTCTTTACGACGCTCTGCGCAGGAAGTGGACCTCCTGGGTAGGTCGATCCGGATATCGGTTGCGTTTGCTGGTAGCAGTTCTTCGCGTTTGGTTCCCCCCATTCATTCCCCCTGCATTTTGTTCCGGTATGACGATACATATGAATTCCGTAGTTGGATTAATATGTAAATGTTATGAATATGCATATGACTTTTTGTAGTTCTTACTTGTAATGAGTGGGAGAAATTCCCTGAAAGAAAACCTTCGTCGTCGATGTGTCGATATTCGAATCGACCCATTTGGCCCACGTAGCTAGCCCCTTGGAGAAGGCCACTAACCGGTCCATATCTTTTACTACTTGGCTCCCGTCCTGTATGTAGTCCCACCTGCAATGCAGTGGTCGATATTTACCGCTCATATTCACACAAGAGCTTAATAAAAGGACGAGAAAAGGGGAGATCTCGCACGGTTGGCTACTTCCGGTGTGAGTCCACCAATGCCAAGTGTTGAAGATCAGCAGATCAATGCCGAGCCAGGCGCCGCCGGTGATGGAGTCTAGCTTTAGAACCCGACCGATCGGCTCGGTCACGATGTCCACAAGATAGGTCGACCGGTAGTACATCACGGACACCGCGTAGTTCTGAAAAAGTTTTGGTCCATGTTAGATCGACACCGAGCCGGTCTTAAGTTTTCCGTGATTGAACTTGGACTGTCTTGAATCAATGCAGCATAACGCgtccaaaataaataattattcaaaAAGTTAAATAATCATTGGCTAGGCCCCCTAATTTTGAGTAGATTTGTATACGACATGTGATGATTCCCCAGGTTTTATGTGGATCATCATCATTCCCCGATAAGCATTTTTAGTGGGAATGCAATGTGGTCCCTCAAAAtacgtttatttatttattggtcCATGAATAAAATGGCAAGTGGGAAATATCATATATCTTTTTTTCACAAGGACTCGGCTATAATTGCGCgtacaaatttatgatcatCTCAGTATCCCGTGACCTTCTCGGAATTGAAAACCATATTATAGCAATAGAATTTTCCACTATTCCGTAgagaaagaataataataataataataataataatgaaaataataacgagtatgtacaatttttttttaaatttctctaATAAAtcgtataaaaaattatcctaatatttaaagtttttttttttttttttgcatgatcaTGATCTGAACAATGCGGGAATATTGTAATTCTCGGGAAACGAAATGAAAATTGGAAAGATGAATACACTGTTTAACTCGTGTTGTGTGTGTCACGGGACAAGCCCAGGTGTAAGGGGGCGTAGAATAAAAAtcatattgaaaaaatatataattatattgtgATGCATATATAATGGTTCagaacatttttatttttcatttaaaattaagttaataGCATTTAATGGGtaagaaatattattaaatgtctcaaaatataaattaatttttgaattattttgttaGTATAAGATGAATTATTACACAAAAAATGTTGAAATCAAGATTCTAACGGATAATAACAAAAAGTAAATtgtaatgtatatattattactgAATAACTTATTTTGACAGTAAAAACTATTAAGATTGAATGACTCAATCGCTCAACAATCATTCGgatttacaaataaataattatagagCGACAACTTTTGGTACTTTGGTAGGTACAGCACTGCTCAAAATTGGAAGAAGAGATAAAAATGAAAGAGACAAAGAGAGATTGTCacacatgattttttttttttttttgggtacccATCAATATAaacaatctaaaaaataataataataatattcatgTGACCGTAGAGGTGACATTTGAGATTCTCAATAAGTCATTCACCACCACTGCCGAGTACAGTAATTGATGTTATTAAAGAGTTTAAAAAATCGAAATAAAAGACGAAAATTTAAGGATAAATTACACGTTTTGTTCTCAAAATATGAGTTAGATGATATTTTTGTCCTCGCatcttaaattattataatttaatttgtggcttaaatttttgtaattttttacaataaaatcctacaatctaatttaattaactaaatattaataaattattaatatagaaatgatgtaaaaatactataattaatgatatgataattattaaaatattacattatttttacatCAACTATGCGTTAATATTTAATCAGCTAAATTGAGTTGTAAGATTCAATTACaataatactaaaaattcatgccaaaagttataataaattaacaatggatattagaaataaatcagatttattaaatcatatttcatatttaacaATGGATATTATGTTAAAAGAGCATCGAGTTAATTCAAAATCTTAAGCTAATAGATGGTAACATCTACAGATTACATATAGAGTCGAGTTAGAATGCTACTCATAGTATAGGAATAGTATTTGTTGTGTATTTTTTTGGTCATTAGATACCTAGGATTTACTGGTGCTAAGTGAAATAGTAATAGTCCAAAGGTAGAAAAATAGATAGTAAATACTTAATAGTACATCAATTCGACTCTTATATATACACGTCAAGATTAAGTTAGACCAgctaaaattaaagaaaagtgTGACATGATTAGAAATAAActgaactaaaaatataaagtaactaaCTAGACTCGGATCGACCTTGGAATCCTAAgtataccaactatcaaattctTAATGAACTGCACTAGATATATACAGGTGCAAAAACGTTGTCGCATGTACtgtgtatatatatctaatacAAAGcaattatttttaacaaaaaaaagaaaaaattgatcaaTTTAAATAAGATCATTAACGCTTTAGTAGGTGAACCAAAAAGGAAAAGCAGATCAGAggataaaaaaaagggggaaaaggcACCTGAAAGGTCACAGTGGAGATGGTGTCGGTTCTGGTGTAGGTGGTCCTGGTGT
This region includes:
- the LOC109717799 gene encoding protein trichome birefringence-like 38 gives rise to the protein MASPKTVHLPYHLITIIIIIILATTLQVPFNNAITNIEATTIGVDTPRSGTGHGGGGGGGGGGGGRRRSERASGESCDLFAGSWVYDSSYPPAYGSSGCPFIEPEFDCQKYGRPDALYLKYRWRPAACDLPRFNGVDLLERWRGKKVMFVGDSISLNQWESLACMLRAAVPNTRTTYTRTDTISTVTFQNYAVSVMYYRSTYLVDIVTEPIGRVLKLDSITGGAWLGIDLLIFNTWHWWTHTGSSQPWDYIQDGSQVVKDMDRLVAFSKGLATWAKWVDSNIDTSTTKVFFQGISPTHYKGNEWGEPNAKNCYQQTQPISGSTYPGGPLPAQSVVKNTLGGMSKPVYLLDITLLSQLRKDAHPSAYSGDHTGMDCSHWCLAGLPDMWNQILYAVLTT
- the LOC109716920 gene encoding protein CHUP1, chloroplastic encodes the protein MVAGRVKAAIGFQRSPATPKGGAGSGAAALARSFGVYFPRSSAQVQPRPPDVAELLRVVEELRERESRLRTQLLEQKLLKETVAIVPFLEREIAAKSAEIERSRERAGRLEAENAELRAEVEALRSGLRAEEEMRREEKLREMEAEVGELRGAVSERSAGDSRRFSSGAREATDECSSSSSQMLFQGLIDASSSSNLFLNMRNRPKSTDISHNAETPKLPGTGRREEIGENEATQHPRCSSEDVSKSRAPHIPKPPPLPSSSSSSSSSTPSTSSSSSSSSSSSSSSSSLSSSSSETTSASRSRVPKLTSLPPIPPPPPPPPPPPPPPRETSSGKGPGRAPPPPPPPPPPPRGSRSSAAAGPCVRRVPEVVEFYHSLMRRDSRRENGAGAASDAASSSATSARDMIGEIENRSAHLLAIKTEVETQGDFVNFLIKEVEGAAFTNIEDVVAFVKWLDDELSCLVDERAVLKHFEWPEQKADALREAAFGYCDLKKLEAQAAVFRDEPRQPRSSALKKMQALLEKLEHGVYNLARVREGATNRYKGFQIPWEWMLDSGIISQIKLASVKLAMKYMKRVSSELKALVGGPEEEELMLQGVRFAFRVHQFAGGFDVETMRAFQELKDKASSFHTQSQSQHQQQKLICRAS